A genomic window from Nicotiana sylvestris chromosome 11, ASM39365v2, whole genome shotgun sequence includes:
- the LOC104221529 gene encoding uncharacterized protein, producing MATGAAGDGLFRGVFDGCISGHDTGIQSRPYHRNCGCALHKSRGNCAHSSPYRNVSYPIRRSWSESCLALAAASSGHPSPCSSSAAASMDGGKKNLVRSTTEDHDDVVLFRFD from the coding sequence atggcAACCGGAGCTGCCGGAGACGGATTATTCCGGGGAGTATTCGATGGATGTATCTCCGGCCACGATACAGGGATCCAAAGCAGGCCTTACCACCGTAACTGTGGCTGCGCACTTCATAAATCCCGTGGAAATTGCGCTCATTCTTCTCCTTATAGGAACGTATCGTATCCGATTCGACGGTCGTGGAGCGAAAGCTGTCTAGCGTTGGCCGCTGCTTCCTCCGGCCATCCCTCGCCGTGTTCTTCTTCTGCAGCCGCCTCCATGGACGGCGGTAAGAAGAATTTGGTCCGTTCTACTACTGAAGATCATGACGATGTCGTTTTATTTAGGTTTGATTAA